A region of the Vigna unguiculata cultivar IT97K-499-35 chromosome 9, ASM411807v1, whole genome shotgun sequence genome:
gtgcttttaatattttccctttttgtatcaaagatcaattaaaaatatttcctttattttaataaacacaataaaataaagagagtagagaagagaaaattacacaaagtatttatactagttcggatcaaaagaccctacgtccagttgttaatctttcaaaaacgagattaactaaatcactaaaataaaccaaacttacaatcaatgataagaaagattagggtttagaaaacacctctcttgaatcacacaagagatgaagacacctcccttgaaatccacaagggatgaaaacaccttccttgaatcacacaaggaatgaacatctcctttgaatcccacaaaggatgatcggcttctcctagcaacagcagcagcactcaatcactcaagatcccacttgatgaaagttatcgctctacccacactaggtttttcaaagcctttccacagagagttctcaagtactcagacttctctaacttctgtatttgataatgaaagcctaccactctatttatagaagcctatttagaaattaggttaagaatatgaaaagttaagtcgcAACTGCcataaataatcgattatcataagtgataatcgattatcacagaaacttttatgaaaatatttttcttgctgtgataatctattatcagtcaggataatcgattattccagaggcttttctcaaaaatcagttttaattgagataatcgattatcactaagaataatcgattattccagtgagttttgcaaatatataaaattctctTAGTGCTCTACTACATGGGttttgccttttgactcttgacataCTGATCTAACTATTTCaaataacatacacatattaTAAAACCTAAATAACTAAACCCATAAGTCTttcaatgtatctcttgaatcgaagcattcttttaagtcttcaacatttttccatgcatcatcatcaagtcttccatacttcttcataagtcatcatcatcatcaaaactccttattggaggaagatgttcatcttcttctttttgtcaacacaAAGTGTGTAACTTGTTTTGTcaaaaaatgttatttgtttttaattgacAGACTAGTTATCAcgttaaagttttttatttgtttttaatttttaaattatatatatatatatatatatatatatatatatatatatatatatatatatcaaaaacatatttatcatataaatattttttaaattttttattgattttttaatatttttaatttaataaagtaaaataatgattatatttatatattaaattactttataattaataattcaaatttaatttgtagatattaataatttaagttgTAATTATTGTACATACACAcctttaagaaaatataatataaaaaagttatttttttaaattacattttttacttttatttagaAAAGAAGGTTTAACTAGTCAACTCGCTCCTCCTTTAGCCTCCAATTTAGCAAAATAGGTTCATCAAGCCAAAATAGGTTATCAGATTGAAAATATTAACTCAACCCATTCGTCTTTATAGGCCGATGGATGAGTCCACGGGTTGTGACCAACTTTCTTGTtcctattttatattatttctaaaaaaaaaatcaacataagCAATCTTTCTAAAGTTACATTACTAGTATTCATCTTAATCCAACCAATATTCATAAACTTGTCGAAAGATTTGTATATGAGAATAAATTTTCTCCGATCTACTTTATTCAATCAGATATATACAATATTCATTTTTGaatttctcatatatatatatatacttatataatatgaaatatggACTATGTAAAGTTTAGTTTTTTTGAGTGAGGTTAATATCTAATGTTAtggcaaaaatatttttacagcaCCATTGATGAGGAGGACTTACattgttatcttttattttattttttttaagaaattgataGATCGAACCCCGGTTGCAATTCAATCATTAACTTGCACAATTAACATCTTTTGGTTcttatttctacattttttattttggtctCTAGACGATATTTCTTAGTATTTTcggtttttatatttattttattgtccgCAATGGTATACTCCTTTTTTATCAACAGTTAACGTTAACTAATGATTTAAACAAGTTGAATCCAATGACTTATGATTTTAGTATGAGGTCACAACTAcgcttaatttttttagtaaattatacttttaatctCTTGTTTATTCAAACTAGTTAATAATGTCTAATTCATtgatactataaaaaaaaatgctcaTTTTACATTAACTATTTCAGAATTTTTACATTGATGATCATAAGAAAATAGCCATAAAAATTCGTTTTTACATTggctttttactaatttaaaatgtgacttttcaaaaaaatattacaataaacaatttcaaatatcactatttaaatcaattatttaaaaaaaagtggcctttttaaacaaattcttaaaataaCCAATTCAAGATTTTTTTTCCCTGCAGAATTTAAGAAAAGTAACAAAGAAATGGTAAATGTTTGCGATAAAAGAATAAGACACTTTTAGTGGTTGGTGTTTTCTTACACTGAATTTCAGCCATGCAATTCCACTGTCATGCAATGTCGTTTCTATAGAACTGGTTGAGGCGAACACTTGAAATCCTTGATTGGTAACTTTCTTCTCATCAGGATGTTAAGCCAGCTAACCCTTAAATCATCATTACTCGAGAGAGAACAAAAAAGAAGCAGATTTATTCACTCACAAGTAGCACCAGAACCAATAAATGGCACACAAGCacagaagaaaaggaaaaactgTACTAAAGGAAAACGAAAGCTTTATCACTATACATGACGTCAATGAATAACCAGAGCAAAAATACAATAACACTGAAGTAGGCAattaaatttcaacaaaaagtGATTAATTAAGAAGGGACGTTGTCAAAGTATCAAAATAGGACAGTCTAAGGAGGCTTTGGTGTCTGCATACTTTAATATAGTGTTTTTTGAAAGTTAAACTAAAAAACCTGTCTTTCAAAGTCCCTAACCCACACTTACTGCTGCAATAGTTGTCTGATAAAAAAACAGACAATAAGCAATTTGATTTATGACAGAGAGAAGAACATCGATAACAAAATATCGCTCAAGAAGATGAATTATAATCCTAACCTGCAACCAAGCTATAAACCACCTTGTTTCAaagattaaacaaaaaaaaaaggtacaTGTCGAATGAAATTCACATAAAGAATCATCTGAATTTGTGAATGCTTACCGAAACACATGTAACAAATAAACACCTCCTTCAGCAAAACGACAAAATCCTTAACACCAAAGCCTCAACAAAGTCGCTTTGGCTGAGTGATTAAGGCGTGTGCCTGCAAAGTACATGGGGTTTCCCCGTGAGAGTTTGAATCTCTCAGGCGACGTCATTTTTAATATTGCTCCTGTCATAAAGAGAAGATTTCTTCTCAGCAGAATTTAAGAAAAGTAACAAATGAATGATGAATGTTTGCGTTAAAGAATAAGACACTTACAGTGGATGGTGTTTTCGTAGACTGAATTTCAGCCATGCAATTTCACTGTTATGCAATGTCTTTCTTTATAGAACTGTTTGAAGTGAACACTTGACGATCCTTGATCGGTAATTTTTCTTCTCGTCAGGATGTTAAGCCAACTAACCCTTAAATCATCATATGACATATATTTCTGGAACTGCACGTACAAATACAACACCTCAGCTAAATTATTAACTGTAAAATCTTATAATCTGCTTTGAAAGATAGAAATAGACCTATCTCATAGTAGAAGATCAACATGGTTTATTTCTTATAGTTAAGGCGGGAGTGTCATCCCCATCACAAGATGCTCCACTTGAAGATAAGTATACATATCTAGCCAGACCGAAAGTCCACTAAAAATGTTGCAAAGGTGAAACACTGAACTCATTactcaagagaagaaaaaaagaagaaacagaTTTATTCATCGACAAGTAGCACCAGAACCAATAAATGGCACACAAAcacagaagaaaaagaaaaactgtacaaaaggaaaaagaaagttttATCACTATAAATGAAGTCAGGAAAGAGTAATTGATAGTAGGAATTAATGAATTACtgtaaaaaggaaaatttgaaatagATTTAATGTTAACGAGAGcaaatttgttttattcattGAAGGGTTACAATCATTCACAGTAAAATCATCACTgttatactttatattttgaGTGATTTAATGTTTGATGAAACTTACAAAATCTAGATGAAAAACAGTAGtaattatttttccaaattttcaaAACTCTTTAAAAATCTCACTTCTAGTAATGAAAAAGAACGGATAATATCAAGTATAACAAGCAACGTATGTAAATAGGATACAATAACACTGTAGGCAATTAAATTTCAACAAGAAGTGAGATGCAAAGTAGGAAACACCTCAAAGTATCAAATAGGACAGTCAAAGGGGTTTTGATGTCTGTAGTATGTTTGGAAGTTAAACTAAAAACCTGTCTTTCAAAGCCCCTAACCCACACTTCCTACAATAGTAATctgataaaagaaacaaaaagacaacAAAGAATTTGATTTATGaccaagagaagaagattgataacaaaaaatatcGCCCAAGAAGATGAATTATAATCCTAACCTGCAACCAAACTATAAACAACCTTGTTTCAaagattaaacaaaaaaaaggtgTATCCATAAAGTCGAAACAAATTCACATAAAGACTCATTCGAGTTTGTGAATGCTCACCAAAACACATATAACAAATAAACACCTCCTTCAACAAAACCACAAAATCATTGACACCAAAGTCCCAACAAAGTCGCTTTGGCCGAGTGGTTAAGGCGTGTGCCTGCTAAGTACATGGGGTTTCCCCGCGAGAGTTCGAATCTCTCAGGCGACGTCATTTTCTAAtatctttatgttttttttttctgacaaaaaaaaagaagacaaaacaTTAACAGTTAATTCTCTTAAAATGCATGAAATTCAAATAGCCGCCACGATTGCAAGTGTTTTCCTCACTGCCTGCAATTCTCGAAAATCTGTCACCAGCGAGAAATCCACAACAATTATCCTACCTGCAAACCAATAACAACTCATTACATAATTAAGGAATCAAAATCAAGTGCAGAAAAGCATACGCATTGAATGAGAAAATTGCAGAGAAGCGAAAGAAAAGGAGATGAGTAACCGGCAAAAAACCTTCCAGTGATCCTAACAACATTAGCAGCATGCTAATCCCCCATGAACTGAATTTACACATTCTCCACCTGCAAACGACGCCTCCAAAGTCCCAACAAAGTCGCTTTGGCCGAGTGGTTAAGGCGTGTGCCTGCTAAGTACATGGGGTTTCCCCGCGAGAGTTCGAATCTCTCAGGCGACGTCAATTTTTAGTATTGTtatgctttttctttttttaacgtTATCAGCTAATTCTCTTAAAATGCATGGTTCTCCACCTGAAAACGACgtcttcaattttaataaaaattctaataaaCGAAAGGGGGTGAACTTAGGGCTAGGGAACATACCATGTGATATAGCTATTAAGAGGCGATAATTGAAGCTTTAACGACGACGATGAAAATACGTCCGAACAGAGGGAAAGACGGGAAGGCTCTCAACAGCGACAGGGCGCGATGGTGGAAGTTAGGATCAGAGGCACAACGGAGGTAATAAAGAAAGCGCGGAAAGGGTTTGGGATAAATCTTTACTAATTTCTCGAGGgaaattcaaaaattgaaattaatttataaaaagattgaatcttaattcaaaaaataaaaactcgcCGTTGCCGGGGATCGAACCCGGGTCACCCGCGTGACAGGCGGGAATACTCACCACTATACTACAACGACCAAGTTGTTGATTTTAATTACGTAGTAGATTTGTTCAATAACTCCCTCGTGAAAAtctttacaaattattttatatagaatatagttttattttatgaacaaactcttttatttattttttttctattaagtACATCTAActtctacaaaattattttatacagaggttaatttcaatttacagaaaaacttaattttctctctaaaaactatataaaaacatttgagataaaaaaaaaaagttaaacaaattAGAGGTTTAAAGTCATTTTTGCTAAAAgtttagaaaacaaatatattcagcgttcaattgtttttaaaacTTCTCAAAGTTTTGGATTGgttatgtaaaaatttatatttcaaaatcattgaATTCGTTGATTCTTCCTTTATCTGGTATAATTTCTAACTTTTAatcaatacaaattaaaaaaaaaattaaattaaagtttgacTTAGTAAATAAAGATTCAGAAAGTTTTCTATTTAAAACTTTTCGATCGAAATCATAGTAAAATCTCATTCTAAACTTAATGATTCATAAATATACATCATCTACGTAAACTGTGGATAGTTGATttctattgttattttatttaatttggtattttctgtgtttaattatgtttttattttcgtaaaattttgattaaattgttctttttcattaacagtatttaaatagttaatattttttaatattatatgttacgtgttagtttcttaatttttttaaattcttttaattttaaaaaaattgttcacaaaaataatgaatattagactaaattgaacaacaataaataatacaatcacaaactgacacgtaacattgttttattttaatttagactcaatttttgttaaaattaaatacttttttctctttcaaattaagaccaaatttaattttttataaatattatatacatatacatttaaaattttattattaaatattttttaaattcaattataaattattatatttaaatataaattaaatatatttcttaggtacaattgttaaatagagtttaattatttaaaatattactaaaatatattttaaaaatatatattaacatttataaaattgatatttgaaactatgtaatatttttattacattttagatattaaattaaaatctaaaatattttatatttaaatgttaatttgaaaatattactttattttctaagatatttttaatatttttaaatatcaatttcaaaaatatcattattttagaatataaatattagaaacaaacatttaatatttatattcttataatattttaaataattttattttatttaacaattaaatataaaaaatttattcaatttataatttaatttcaaaaataattaataaaaatgttgatttaaaaaattattagtataatttttttaaaagatataaaatttgatGTCAATTTTAGACTAACAAAATTGATGtcctttaactaaaattaggataaaaatgaaaaaaataacaaatatagatattagattgaaaaaaataatgaatgtagaaactaaaattgaaaaaaaaaataacaaaatcacAAACTAGCAAATAACACATGCCATTTGAtacgtggacaattttttttttgaaagaatcaaaaataaaataaaaaaaaattaaaagttgacACGTACTGTACGTTAACTATTTAATCGttagtaaaaataaacaaattaactaaaatttaacaaaaaataaagatctaattaaatataaaatgaaaataaaaaacaaattaaattaaaataactaaaatagagAGCGATGTATAttcatctttttaaaataagaagCAATGTTCTAAACCCCGAAAAATATCAAACGCATCTCTGGCAGGCAGCGGATAAACCCGGAAGAAGAGAAGGATGAGTGCGGCGTTTCAGTGTTTATCGTGTGCGCGGACTGAACCTTTCCTCACACCACCTCAATCCCTTACTCTTCCTTTCCAACGAAAACCATTTTTCTGCTCTCTTCCTCTTTCCTCTCGCGCTCGTAACCTCTCTTCTTCAATCGTCGCTGCTGCttccaaaaagagaaaaaacaaggTAATTTCAATATCACAATATTAGCACTCTTctatatttctcttttttttttttaattctctatGCATTTTTCTCCCTATCTTCCTGCCTTTTAGATTTCTTCGTGTTCGGATTCAATGTCACTTAATTTTATCGTTTTATCTTTTGTAGAAAAAACTGTCTCGTCATCATGTTACTGAGGGCGGCGAGGAGGATATGGACGCGTTCGAGCTTCTCTTCAACCAACTCGAACAAGATCTCAAACGCGGTGGTTTGTCAGATGATGATGACGAAGATGGGATAACTGAAGAAGAGATGGCATTGCTTGAACGTGAGTTGGAAAATGCCTTGGGGGACTTTGATGATGAATTGTTGAACTCGGATGTAATCGACGTAGAACTTGGTAGTGATCCAGAGAAtggtgatgaagatgaagatgaagatgaggatgaggatgaggatgaggatgaggatgaggatgacGATGGTGATGGTGATGATAGTGAGAGTGAGGATGGAGATGAAAAGCCACTGAACCTTAAGAATTGGCAGATGAAGAAATTGGCCAGAGCTTTGAAAGCCGGCCGCCGCAAAACAAGTGTAAGTGTCTTGTTCactattttaagaaattagCTTGTTCCATTTCATTTATGTGCTTAATTAGCTGACTATTATGATTAGATAACTGATAACAATATGTTTATGAGACATAACCAAGGTTATATAGGATTGTTTTGGTTACCTTTGACAGAGGTTAAGTGTTCTGATTTGTTGTTCCCTACTTGAAGTGCTTCTGTGATGTTTAATCACGATCAGTTTGGGAAAATGTCAATTAGTTTATAAGCCTTTTATCCCAACATGGTCGCTAATATGGTGCATCTTCTGATTTTATAGTCTCTTTTTAGTAGTAGTCAGGGAAGGTAGAACTTAGAAGCTAACTATAGCCTGATTGATCGATAAAGAACCGTCATGTCTGGTTGCTTGCTCCTTGAATGACCTGGATTCTTTATTAATTGCCATTCATTATAGTTACTGCAGATGATCTTAATTTAATTTGCAAACACTTAACTTCAgtctgaaattttatttttctttttcattgaaATATTCAGATTAAAATAGTGGGTTGAACTTTGCTTGAAAGTGAGCAAATTTGAAGGTAGTATATGTGTCCATGTGGTTAAGTTATTGAGAAATTAGGAGAAAATCAGTAATCATGGGTGTGTCATGGACACTGTATTGAAGGATTATTTTGCCTTggataaatttaataatgaagaaaatgcctTATGTTTTAATGGCGTTTTCCTGGAAAAATCTTGGTTCACATTAAATGTATTTTGTTAACCCAATTTTCAaggaggagaaagaagaaagagaaaaaaaaaaatcatttccaGAATTCCTACAAATCTGGCGGAAAGACAAGGTTAATACAAGTGAATAGGATTAATGGATCGGTCAAAACAGGATTAGACTAGATCATAAAATAAGGTTAGAGTATATTGGATTGAACCATGTCAAGAGCTTACTCCTCAGGAATTTTAGATAAGATACTTTTTGCTTTGTTTTCTCCACATCTTAAGGGTTAAGAGTACATGAGTGGATTCATTTTATTGTTATGCAAACATGCATACTTAACATGAAAAGGCAAAGTTGCCAGAACCGACCCTTCTATCAATTTCAGGATTCCATTCCTCAAGTTCACTTTTTGAACCATTGCAGATAAAAAATCTTGCTGCCGATCTTTGTCTTGATAGGGCTCTTGTTCTTCAGTTACTTCGTGATCCTCCTCCAAATCTCTTAATGATGAGTCTTACTATACCTGATGAACCCGCAACAACAGCAGTATCACTTGAAACTAAGCCCGGTGAGATTCTCCTTCAAGAAACAAGTATTGATCAAGTTGAATCTGAACCCGAGGCTAAAGTACCTGTTCATACCTTGCAACGTAATTGGTATGCTCAAAAGCGATTGAAGAAGGCCCATGTTGACACTCTCGAGAGAGTTTATAGGAGATCAAAACGACCTACTGTAAGTACCTTTATCATGCTACAATATTGTATAAATTCAATATCTTTGTTTCATGATTCTGTGTCattttttgttggaaaatttCGTGACATGTACTGCGACTACTAAAATGTTCCATCCATATTAGTATGAGATATAGAGACTTCATTCCCTCTTACACACTGAAATTCATAAACACTATATATGCACAATTTCACTTGTTACCTTTACTGGCACCAAATGTAGTGAAAAAAGGAGGCTGacgaaaaggaagaaaagtcTGCCTAATGAAACTACTAtgttttctaattttcattACCACGTACATATATGATATGTTGCATTTGATAATGGCAAACATGAGTCAtgcattttgttttgttctccAATCACAATTGAAGATCTGgtaatttgtataaaatataaaggttTGCATTAAAGTTGAACATAAAGGTGAATCTATTCTGTTTGGAGAATAACACTAAAAACACCTAAAGCAACTAcacataattttttcattactaTAATCATTTCATAGTTTTCCTTACAAcgaattttgttaaatttgataCCCTTGTCTGTATGCCTCGAACCAATGCAGAATGCAATGATCAGCAGCATTGTACATGTAACAAACATTCCTCGAAAAAGAGTTGTTAAGTGGTTTGAAGACAAACGTGCTGAGGAAGGAGTTCCAGATCACCGTCTACCTTACCAGCGCTCTGTTCCTGAAACCGCTTGAAGATTTGTCTTCGGTTCTGTTTTTGTGCTGTAAGATCTGACAAATTTTACAATTGTGGTTTCACTAACTCtggtaatgtttttttttggggggggggggggggtagCCATGCGAGGAACAGGAATTAGAAATAGTGACGACAGTGAAATACTGGCTATTGAAAATGGCGCTGCTTTCCTCTGATGAATTGCTTCTATTGTCGAATACCCAGAAGTTGTACCAGAAGGGGTCTTCTGGTTCTGTCTCGTAATAGTCTTTTGAGCAAGATGATATAGTTTCGGTAAACATGTTTTGTTAAGACAGGTAGTGAATATCACATAAATGtaagttataatttttgttcaaCCAACattaataatagttttattacTCAAGattaataaagttattttttagtCAATACAAATTAGGAATTTTTTATCTacattaatgaaattatttccCAATTGTGGGAGTATTAGAgtcaatattaatttgaaacTAATGTATACCAATTACATTTTTCTACTGAAGCATGTAGTGATTGTTTTTTGTTGAtaagtataaattaaattctttatattttgtattgaaaagtaattaaaatattctattcaaataaaagaattaaaatttaataaatgtaaacaaaatatttgaaaaaaaactttatatatatatatatattaatttttttttaaaaattggaaaatttctCAACTACTTTCATTGCAAGTAGTTTGATGTTTTCGAAGTCTAAGCGAGattctttaatttctttgtcttcttaaacataaattacttacaaaaacatagaaaaatacttatttattttaatttataaataaaagtttgaagatttgtaatagttaaatatatattcagTTATAATTTAAAAGCAAAAATTATATGTTCAATGAAAAACATGATTATCAATTACAAGTGTACTCTTTAAACGAAGTCAGtataatacttaaaaaaataaaatatataagtgtaatttgaaaaaataaaattaaagtcttaagtcacaatttattcttaaatttcaCTCATCCCATATTATATACAGTccaccttttcttttctctctctctctctctctctctctctctctctctatatatatatatatatatatatatatatatatatatatatatgataatcaaaGATTTTTTTAGAGCTCATATCATATGACTACACCTCTATGCAGTTTGAATCCGGAGTTTGTATGTAAagctttatatttatattttatgaaataatttttgttaacttaatTCCTTTACTATAAAAGATCCTAATCATAAacatatttggatcaagataataaataaatatttcaaggcataaataaatatttatttattgaaaggAATTATTGATTACAATTATTAATGCAATGATTTAAATTGACAACTACTTTTGACGTATGTAATTTATAGTATTATTGTAATCCTACATAAGCTTCCAATGGGCATATTTTTAAACTGTGTAAGTTCCTCTTTGAATTAGTATAAAGTGCAACCGCTGACAGAAACCCGAAAACAATGTTTTACCCGATGTTCTGTCTAAACTCCAAAATTTCCAAGTACCACTCATTCAACAccctagttttatttatttatttatttataataagaaacgagaaaccaattttagacgaataaatatgttttttgttaattttgattttcaa
Encoded here:
- the LOC114196161 gene encoding protein OVEREXPRESSOR OF CATIONIC PEROXIDASE 3, whose product is MSAAFQCLSCARTEPFLTPPQSLTLPFQRKPFFCSLPLSSRARNLSSSIVAAASKKRKNKKKLSRHHVTEGGEEDMDAFELLFNQLEQDLKRGGLSDDDDEDGITEEEMALLERELENALGDFDDELLNSDVIDVELGSDPENGDEDEDEDEDEDEDEDEDEDDDGDGDDSESEDGDEKPLNLKNWQMKKLARALKAGRRKTSIKNLAADLCLDRALVLQLLRDPPPNLLMMSLTIPDEPATTAVSLETKPGEILLQETSIDQVESEPEAKVPVHTLQRNWYAQKRLKKAHVDTLERVYRRSKRPTNAMISSIVHVTNIPRKRVVKWFEDKRAEEGVPDHRLPYQRSVPETA